From Cellvibrio zantedeschiae, the proteins below share one genomic window:
- a CDS encoding YceD family protein has translation MFKTPSLKPLPKQGDPRKFAQQGISLDGFVPVAALPRLVSAVQEAAGNIQVDLAFGISEEKKKVVTGHASAELVLVCQRCLENVTVPVESNISLGIAWDEEEAEKLPDYLDPWITGEGVADLYDMIEEEMLLSLPKVAYHEKQCVDRQLFSSGKPVEVKKTKNPFQVLEQLKSSPKKD, from the coding sequence ATGTTTAAGACCCCCTCATTAAAGCCTTTGCCGAAGCAGGGCGATCCTCGAAAATTTGCCCAACAAGGCATTTCACTCGATGGATTTGTACCCGTAGCTGCTTTGCCAAGATTGGTAAGTGCAGTTCAGGAAGCCGCCGGGAATATCCAGGTTGATCTGGCATTTGGCATTAGTGAGGAGAAGAAAAAGGTCGTTACCGGACATGCATCTGCCGAGCTTGTATTAGTTTGCCAGCGCTGCCTTGAAAACGTAACTGTACCGGTTGAAAGTAATATCTCGTTAGGTATTGCGTGGGATGAAGAAGAGGCAGAAAAACTGCCGGATTATCTTGACCCATGGATTACTGGCGAAGGTGTAGCAGATCTCTACGACATGATCGAAGAAGAAATGCTGTTGAGTTTACCTAAGGTTGCCTACCACGAAAAGCAGTGCGTTGATCGCCAATTGTTTTCTAGCGGTAAGCCAGTCGAAGTAAAGAAAACAAAGAACCCATTTCAGGTGTTGGAGCAACTTAAGAGCTCGCCGAAAAAAGATTAA
- a CDS encoding HAD-IA family hydrolase, with translation MLFIFDWDGTLVDSKAMITRSMQLAATNMGWEPLEDALIHNIIGLGLPEAILRLYPQVSDQERARLRDFYAGNFVRLYEEKSSDFFPVVPETLEALRNQGHLLTIATGKSRKGLDRILADLGMSTYFDATRCADETASKPHPLMLEQLLAHFDVEAREAVMIGDTEYDMEMARSISMPRIAVSYGAHHIDRLHPYEPELCLDQFDQLLGWHRIN, from the coding sequence TTGCTGTTTATTTTCGATTGGGATGGCACCCTTGTAGATTCCAAAGCCATGATTACACGCTCCATGCAATTGGCGGCAACAAATATGGGCTGGGAGCCGCTGGAAGATGCGTTGATCCACAATATTATCGGCCTTGGTTTACCTGAGGCTATTTTGCGTTTGTATCCGCAGGTGAGTGATCAGGAACGCGCGCGTTTACGCGATTTTTACGCAGGCAATTTTGTTCGTCTGTACGAAGAAAAGTCTTCGGATTTTTTCCCGGTTGTTCCTGAAACCCTGGAAGCTTTGCGCAACCAGGGACATTTGCTAACAATTGCAACGGGTAAGAGTCGTAAAGGCCTGGATCGTATTTTGGCTGATTTGGGAATGAGCACTTATTTTGATGCTACACGCTGTGCCGACGAAACTGCCTCAAAACCACATCCGCTAATGCTGGAGCAGCTGCTGGCGCATTTTGATGTTGAAGCTCGAGAGGCGGTAATGATTGGCGATACCGAATACGATATGGAAATGGCTCGCAGTATTTCCATGCCTCGAATTGCGGTGAGTTATGGAGCGCATCATATAGATCGTTTGCATCCCTATGAGCCTGAATTGTGTCTGGACCAATTTGATCAGTTGCTTGGGTGGCACAGAATCAACTAG
- a CDS encoding Maf family protein yields the protein MQPILLASSSIYRRELLARLGLAFEYASPDIDESPLANETPDELVARLSIAKAKALSAKYSQHLIIGSDQVAVLNNRITGKPHSYERAFEQLRAASGKKVIFKTGLCLLNARTGKSQISVEEFEVCFRELKDEQIHHYLTYEQPYDCAGSFKCEGLGIALFKELKGNDPNILIGLPLIRLVDMLTKAGIDPLLFASKQTS from the coding sequence ATGCAGCCCATTTTACTTGCTTCCAGTTCCATATATAGAAGAGAGCTCTTGGCTCGACTAGGTTTGGCTTTTGAATACGCCAGCCCGGACATCGATGAAAGCCCTCTAGCTAATGAAACCCCCGACGAATTGGTAGCTCGCCTATCCATCGCTAAAGCCAAAGCCTTATCTGCGAAATATTCGCAGCATCTTATTATTGGCTCGGATCAGGTTGCCGTTCTAAATAACCGAATCACGGGCAAACCACACAGCTACGAACGCGCTTTCGAACAACTCCGGGCCGCGAGCGGGAAAAAAGTTATCTTTAAAACGGGCTTGTGCCTGCTAAATGCGCGAACAGGGAAGTCGCAAATTAGCGTGGAGGAATTTGAGGTTTGCTTTCGCGAGCTTAAGGATGAGCAAATTCACCACTACTTAACCTACGAACAACCTTACGATTGCGCCGGCAGCTTTAAATGCGAGGGATTGGGAATTGCTTTGTTTAAAGAATTAAAAGGAAATGACCCGAACATACTGATTGGGCTGCCACTGATTCGATTGGTAGATATGCTGACTAAAGCAGGTATAGACCCCCTGCTTTTTGCCAGCAAACAAACTAGTTGA
- the pabC gene encoding aminodeoxychorismate lyase: MQHTLPVIAVNGVIDAQVSPLDRGFAYGDGVFETCKLQNAKIPLWDLHKDRLIKSCEKLFIPIAIDVLETQLAELISGLSIADTQNAVVKITVTRGQGGRGYSVPTLVTPTIVIGIFPAVNYPPHYFSDGITVRYCKQRLSVNPGLAGLKHLNRLEQILARAEWNDGSIAEGIMFDTRERLIEGVFSNIFLIKNGEIFTPDLSEAGVSGVMRRFIIETIAPKAGLNIQVKSLYVDDLLNADAIFLCNSLYGVWPVANLIDEKVLSFPIHKITCSLQDLITEALAS, translated from the coding sequence ATGCAGCACACACTTCCTGTCATCGCTGTCAATGGAGTTATTGACGCCCAAGTGTCTCCACTTGATCGTGGATTCGCTTATGGCGATGGTGTGTTTGAAACCTGTAAATTACAGAATGCAAAAATTCCTTTGTGGGATCTGCACAAAGATCGCTTAATCAAAAGTTGTGAAAAATTATTTATTCCTATCGCAATTGATGTGCTGGAAACCCAATTAGCAGAATTAATTTCAGGACTTTCGATAGCAGATACGCAAAATGCTGTTGTAAAAATTACTGTGACACGCGGCCAGGGTGGTAGGGGCTACAGTGTGCCAACTCTCGTAACGCCAACAATCGTTATAGGTATTTTTCCGGCAGTCAATTATCCGCCACATTATTTTTCTGACGGAATTACTGTCAGGTATTGTAAGCAGCGTTTAAGTGTTAACCCCGGCTTGGCAGGTTTAAAACATCTTAATCGCCTTGAACAAATATTGGCTCGCGCTGAATGGAATGATGGATCCATTGCAGAAGGTATTATGTTTGATACGAGGGAGCGTTTAATTGAAGGCGTGTTTAGCAATATATTTTTGATAAAAAATGGCGAGATATTTACTCCCGACTTGTCAGAAGCGGGTGTGTCAGGGGTAATGCGACGTTTTATCATTGAAACTATAGCGCCTAAGGCAGGTCTTAATATCCAGGTGAAATCGCTTTATGTTGATGACTTGCTTAATGCGGATGCGATTTTTCTGTGCAATAGTCTTTACGGGGTTTGGCCTGTCGCAAATTTAATCGATGAAAAAGTCTTGAGTTTCCCAATTCATAAAATAACTTGCAGCTTACAAGATTTAATAACCGAAGCCTTGGCCTCGTAA
- the acpP gene encoding acyl carrier protein: protein MSSIEERVKKIVAEQLGVKEDEVKNEASFVEDLGADSLDTVELVMALEEEFETEIPDEEAEKITTVQLAIDYINSNLA from the coding sequence ATGAGTAGCATTGAAGAACGCGTAAAAAAGATCGTTGCTGAGCAATTAGGCGTTAAAGAAGACGAAGTGAAAAACGAAGCTTCTTTCGTAGAAGATCTGGGCGCAGATTCTTTGGATACCGTAGAGTTGGTAATGGCTCTCGAAGAAGAATTCGAAACTGAAATTCCTGATGAAGAAGCAGAAAAGATTACTACTGTTCAATTGGCTATTGATTACATCAATTCAAACTTGGCGTAA
- the fabF gene encoding beta-ketoacyl-ACP synthase II — protein sequence MSRRRVVVTGLGMISSLGNTVADTWHGIVNGKSGVSTISSFDASAFTTQFSASVKDLVVDDYFPGKEARKMDAFIQYGMVAGIQAIRDSGLEVTEANADRIGVSIGSGIGGIGTITEGAITLNEKGPRRISPFFVPSAIINMISGNLSIMHNLRGPNIAITTACTTGTHSIGFGARMIQYGDADVMVVGGAEMATTPLGLGGFAAARALSTRNDNPQAASRPWDKDRDGFVLGDGAGVLVLEEYEHAKARGARIYAELVGFGMSGDAYHMTSPPENGSGAAASMLNAIRDAQIDVSGIHYVNAHGTSTPAGDKAECQAVKSVWGSSANNVAVSSTKSMIGHLLGAAGAVEAIFSVLAIRDQVAPPTINLDNPEDGCDINLVPHTAQERKIDAVLSNSFGFGGTNGSIIFRKI from the coding sequence GTGTCACGCAGAAGAGTTGTCGTTACTGGTCTAGGTATGATCAGTTCACTGGGAAATACAGTTGCTGATACCTGGCATGGCATTGTAAATGGTAAGAGCGGTGTTTCTACCATTTCTAGTTTTGATGCTTCTGCATTCACAACTCAATTCAGTGCTTCAGTTAAAGATCTCGTTGTCGATGATTATTTTCCCGGCAAAGAAGCGCGCAAAATGGACGCGTTTATTCAGTACGGTATGGTTGCGGGTATTCAAGCTATTCGTGATTCGGGTCTTGAAGTCACCGAAGCTAATGCCGACCGTATAGGTGTTTCTATTGGTTCCGGGATTGGTGGTATTGGCACCATTACCGAGGGCGCAATTACCCTTAACGAAAAAGGCCCGCGTCGCATATCACCATTTTTTGTTCCCAGCGCAATTATTAACATGATTTCGGGAAATCTCTCGATCATGCATAACCTGCGCGGCCCTAATATCGCTATCACCACCGCTTGCACCACCGGTACTCACAGTATTGGTTTTGGTGCCCGTATGATTCAATACGGTGATGCCGATGTGATGGTGGTTGGTGGTGCAGAGATGGCGACTACGCCACTTGGTTTGGGCGGTTTCGCTGCTGCGCGCGCGCTTTCTACCCGCAACGATAATCCGCAAGCGGCAAGTCGCCCATGGGACAAAGACCGCGACGGTTTTGTTTTGGGCGATGGGGCGGGTGTATTAGTTCTAGAAGAATATGAACACGCGAAGGCTCGTGGTGCGCGCATTTATGCTGAGCTTGTTGGCTTTGGTATGAGTGGTGATGCTTACCACATGACTTCCCCACCAGAAAACGGCTCTGGTGCAGCGGCATCTATGTTGAATGCAATTCGCGACGCGCAAATCGATGTGTCTGGCATTCACTACGTAAACGCTCACGGTACTTCAACGCCCGCTGGTGATAAAGCGGAGTGTCAGGCAGTTAAGTCGGTGTGGGGTTCATCTGCGAATAATGTTGCCGTGAGTTCGACTAAATCTATGATTGGCCATTTGCTTGGGGCTGCCGGTGCGGTCGAAGCAATTTTTAGTGTGTTGGCAATTCGCGATCAGGTTGCGCCGCCCACTATTAATTTGGACAATCCAGAAGACGGTTGCGATATCAATCTTGTGCCGCATACCGCACAAGAGCGAAAAATCGATGCAGTGCTTTCCAACTCATTTGGCTTTGGTGGAACTAACGGTTCAATTATTTTTAGAAAAATTTAA
- the rpmF gene encoding 50S ribosomal protein L32, translated as MAVQQNKKSRSKRDMRRSHDALTGPTLSVDATSGEKHRRHHVTADGFYRGVKVIDKGSNE; from the coding sequence ATGGCAGTACAACAAAACAAAAAATCTCGTTCAAAGCGCGACATGCGTCGTTCGCATGATGCATTGACTGGCCCGACTTTGTCAGTAGATGCAACTAGCGGCGAAAAGCACCGTCGTCACCACGTTACCGCTGACGGTTTTTACCGTGGTGTTAAAGTGATCGACAAAGGCAGCAACGAGTAA
- the fabD gene encoding ACP S-malonyltransferase: protein MTQQNLAFVFPGQGSQKIGMLADLAANYPVVAQTFAEASQVLGYDLWDLVQNGAQEDINLTERTQPLLLTASVAVWRVWQEKNGVQPALVSGHSLGEWSALVCAGVVAFTDAVKLVQQRGKFMQEAVPAGQGAMAAIIGLDDALIIEACKNAEQGEVVSAVNFNSPGQVVIAGTAAAVERASALCKEAGAKRALPLPVSAPFHTSLMKPAADRLAEHINATEFKAPQIPVVHNVSAQTETDPAKIKALMIEQIYSAVRWVECVNTMSQAGITATIECGPGKVLSGLNKRINAELTTLSIEKSEEVDAVLAQF, encoded by the coding sequence ATGACTCAACAAAATCTTGCATTTGTATTTCCTGGTCAAGGCTCGCAAAAAATTGGCATGTTGGCTGATTTAGCTGCAAATTATCCGGTTGTCGCTCAAACGTTTGCAGAAGCTTCGCAAGTATTGGGATACGATTTATGGGATCTCGTACAAAACGGTGCGCAAGAAGATATTAATTTAACCGAGCGCACTCAGCCGTTATTGTTAACGGCAAGTGTTGCTGTTTGGCGCGTTTGGCAAGAGAAAAATGGTGTACAGCCTGCATTGGTTTCTGGTCACAGTTTGGGTGAGTGGTCTGCCTTGGTTTGTGCTGGTGTGGTTGCGTTTACCGATGCAGTAAAGCTTGTTCAGCAGCGCGGAAAATTTATGCAAGAAGCTGTGCCTGCCGGTCAGGGTGCAATGGCTGCAATTATTGGTTTAGATGATGCATTAATTATTGAAGCTTGTAAAAATGCCGAGCAAGGTGAAGTTGTTTCTGCAGTGAATTTCAATTCACCTGGTCAGGTTGTTATCGCAGGTACGGCGGCGGCTGTTGAGCGTGCAAGCGCACTTTGTAAAGAGGCCGGCGCAAAACGTGCATTGCCTTTACCAGTAAGCGCACCATTTCATACTTCGTTAATGAAACCTGCTGCAGATCGTTTGGCAGAACACATTAATGCTACTGAATTTAAAGCACCGCAAATTCCTGTTGTGCATAACGTAAGTGCCCAAACAGAAACTGATCCCGCAAAAATTAAAGCGTTAATGATTGAGCAAATTTACAGCGCGGTTCGCTGGGTTGAGTGTGTAAATACAATGAGCCAAGCGGGCATTACAGCTACGATTGAGTGTGGTCCGGGCAAAGTATTATCAGGTTTAAACAAGCGCATTAATGCAGAATTAACTACGCTTTCGATTGAAAAGTCGGAAGAAGTCGATGCTGTTTTGGCTCAATTTTAA
- the plsX gene encoding phosphate acyltransferase PlsX translates to MSERIRIAVDAMSGDLGPRVAISAAQNFTARFTDVDIVLVGNEQQLLTFSSVKKLSRQRISILNATEVVAMDEDPLHALRHKKSSSMWLAIQTLNNNDTDACVSAGNTGALLAMGKYLLKTFPGVERPAICKAMPVEQGQTYLLDLGANTNCTPEQLYQFALMGKILASSTNTNPRVGLLNIGTESTKGTEVIKAAQDLLQDDSRLNFAGYIEANKIFTGEMDVIVCDGFHGNVALKTCEGTARFIAKKIQAAFKRNWFTRIAGGIIWPLLKQLRTELDPSMYNGASFLGLQKVLVKSHGNANKRAFMQALIVAREQVIQNIPARIQQELSNESFSSQQ, encoded by the coding sequence TTGTCTGAAAGAATTCGAATAGCGGTAGACGCTATGAGCGGGGACTTAGGTCCCCGCGTTGCTATCTCGGCTGCGCAAAATTTTACCGCCCGTTTTACTGATGTTGATATTGTGCTTGTCGGCAATGAACAACAACTCCTCACATTTTCTTCTGTTAAAAAACTATCTCGCCAACGCATAAGCATTCTTAATGCAACTGAAGTTGTTGCCATGGATGAAGATCCTTTGCACGCCTTGCGCCACAAAAAAAGTTCTTCCATGTGGTTAGCAATACAAACGCTCAACAATAATGATACCGATGCGTGCGTAAGTGCAGGTAATACCGGTGCGCTGCTGGCCATGGGAAAATATTTACTAAAAACGTTTCCTGGTGTTGAGCGTCCCGCTATTTGCAAAGCGATGCCGGTAGAGCAGGGGCAAACCTATTTATTGGATTTAGGTGCAAATACAAATTGCACGCCAGAGCAACTTTACCAATTTGCTTTGATGGGAAAAATTTTAGCCTCTTCGACCAATACAAATCCTCGTGTTGGATTGTTAAATATTGGTACAGAATCCACCAAAGGCACGGAGGTCATCAAAGCAGCACAAGATTTGTTGCAGGATGATTCGCGTTTGAATTTTGCCGGTTATATAGAAGCGAATAAAATTTTTACCGGCGAAATGGATGTCATTGTATGTGACGGTTTTCACGGCAATGTTGCCTTAAAAACCTGTGAAGGCACTGCACGTTTTATCGCAAAAAAAATACAGGCGGCATTTAAACGTAACTGGTTTACCCGTATTGCAGGTGGAATCATTTGGCCGCTGTTAAAACAGTTGCGTACTGAGCTAGATCCATCCATGTATAATGGCGCCAGTTTTTTAGGTTTACAGAAAGTGCTAGTAAAAAGCCACGGCAATGCTAATAAAAGAGCTTTTATGCAAGCACTGATTGTCGCGCGCGAACAAGTTATTCAAAACATTCCTGCGCGTATTCAGCAGGAATTATCTAACGAATCTTTTTCTTCTCAGCAATAA
- the mltG gene encoding endolytic transglycosylase MltG translates to MKLTLSTTKGRVLSGFLAVILLVAIAVGFLWFSFQQWLQSPLNVPHSGFHYDLDSGKSLSHLSNDLAKQKVLTHARWLNWYARYYQKEKIHPGEYLLEEGITPLGLLEKLNKGDIVLHQVTFLEGWNFKQVMAALNQEPNLKHLLSDKSDTERLQILNLPISHPEGWFFPDTYRFSRGTTDVEILTQAYSAMRKTLNELWANKAENLPYGSDYQALIMASIIEKETGSASERNQIAGVFVRRLQLGMKLQTDPTVIYGMGEAYSGKIGRDHLTTPTLYNTYVIQGLPPTPIAIPGKASLYAALHPDASKALYFVAKGDGTSVFSDTLSEHQRAVARYQLQRSSDYRSTPK, encoded by the coding sequence ATGAAATTAACATTATCCACAACTAAAGGCCGTGTCCTTTCCGGATTTCTGGCTGTTATTTTATTGGTCGCTATTGCGGTTGGCTTCCTGTGGTTTAGTTTTCAGCAGTGGCTGCAATCACCATTGAACGTACCGCATAGCGGTTTCCATTATGATCTGGATTCCGGTAAATCCTTAAGCCATTTGTCCAATGATCTTGCCAAGCAAAAGGTATTAACCCATGCGCGCTGGCTCAATTGGTATGCACGTTATTATCAAAAGGAAAAAATACATCCGGGCGAATATTTATTGGAAGAAGGAATCACTCCTTTAGGCCTGCTGGAAAAGTTGAATAAAGGTGACATAGTTCTGCACCAGGTCACGTTTTTGGAAGGATGGAATTTCAAGCAAGTGATGGCGGCGCTTAATCAGGAGCCCAATCTTAAGCATCTACTTTCGGATAAATCTGATACCGAGCGTTTGCAGATTTTAAATTTACCCATCAGTCATCCGGAGGGTTGGTTTTTTCCAGACACTTATCGTTTTTCACGCGGCACCACTGATGTTGAAATATTAACGCAAGCCTACAGTGCCATGCGCAAAACCTTAAATGAGCTCTGGGCAAACAAGGCTGAAAATTTGCCTTACGGCTCGGATTATCAAGCGCTGATCATGGCGTCGATTATTGAAAAGGAAACCGGCAGCGCAAGTGAACGTAATCAAATTGCAGGTGTTTTTGTGCGCCGTTTACAGCTAGGTATGAAGTTACAGACTGACCCCACGGTAATTTATGGAATGGGCGAGGCATACAGCGGAAAAATCGGGCGTGATCATCTGACAACACCAACTTTGTATAATACTTATGTTATCCAGGGTTTACCGCCAACACCCATCGCCATTCCCGGTAAGGCATCGCTTTACGCCGCCCTGCACCCTGATGCAAGTAAGGCGCTTTATTTTGTTGCAAAGGGTGATGGCACCAGCGTGTTTTCGGATACTCTGAGCGAACACCAACGTGCGGTAGCGCGTTATCAACTGCAGCGCAGTTCTGACTACCGCTCAACGCCTAAATAG
- the rluC gene encoding 23S rRNA pseudouridine(955/2504/2580) synthase RluC codes for MKTPSASNKPSADQGLPTQVTFVSVDEDQAGQRLDNFLMARLKGVPKSKIYNVIRKGEVRVNKGRTKPDYKITKGDEIRIPPIRIAEREPAAKASNVMTKLLESSILFENEGLLVINKPPGLAVHGGSGVSLGLIETLRQMRPDARYLELIHRLDRDTSGCIMIAKKRSMLRHLQAALREKNTSGITKVYQALVIGQWPKTCRRVDAPLLKTEVADDERVVRVHADGKPSLTEFKLLNSYANCSLVEARPITGRTHQIRVHAKHMGHSLVGDEKYGDDDFNKEMRALGVKRLFLHAAELGFYLPEAEEKTIVKAPLAADLADVIKKLSPAQV; via the coding sequence ATGAAAACTCCTTCTGCTAGCAATAAACCATCTGCTGACCAAGGTTTGCCTACCCAGGTAACCTTTGTTTCGGTAGATGAAGATCAAGCGGGCCAGCGGCTCGATAATTTTCTTATGGCGCGCCTTAAAGGTGTACCCAAGTCCAAAATCTATAATGTAATTCGTAAAGGTGAAGTGCGGGTTAATAAGGGGCGTACCAAGCCTGATTACAAGATTACTAAGGGCGATGAAATTCGAATTCCGCCGATCAGGATTGCCGAGCGGGAGCCGGCGGCAAAAGCCAGTAATGTGATGACCAAGCTACTGGAAAGCTCAATTCTGTTTGAGAATGAAGGGCTGTTGGTGATCAATAAGCCGCCAGGCCTTGCGGTTCACGGTGGTAGTGGTGTCAGCCTTGGTTTGATTGAAACTTTACGCCAAATGCGTCCTGATGCTCGTTATCTTGAGCTTATTCATCGGCTGGATCGCGATACGTCTGGTTGCATCATGATCGCCAAAAAGCGCAGCATGCTTCGTCACTTGCAGGCAGCGTTGCGAGAGAAAAATACTAGTGGTATTACCAAGGTCTATCAGGCGCTCGTGATTGGTCAATGGCCAAAGACTTGTCGACGCGTCGACGCCCCCTTGCTTAAAACCGAGGTTGCTGATGATGAGCGCGTTGTTCGTGTTCATGCGGACGGCAAGCCCAGTTTGACCGAGTTTAAGCTGCTTAATTCATACGCCAACTGCTCGTTGGTTGAGGCCAGGCCAATTACCGGAAGAACTCACCAAATCCGTGTTCATGCGAAACATATGGGGCACAGCCTGGTAGGGGATGAAAAATACGGTGATGATGATTTCAATAAAGAAATGCGTGCGCTAGGTGTAAAACGATTATTTTTGCATGCGGCTGAGCTTGGTTTTTATCTGCCTGAGGCTGAAGAAAAAACCATCGTAAAAGCGCCATTGGCGGCCGATTTGGCAGATGTCATTAAAAAACTGTCACCTGCTCAAGTGTAG
- the fabG gene encoding 3-oxoacyl-ACP reductase FabG, whose amino-acid sequence MSMNDKVALVTGASRGIGAAIAEQLGKAGAIVVGTATSESGAEKITARFAEQGVRGVGKVLNVTDADSVAELLKSVTEEFGAPSILVNNAGITKDNLLMRMSDDEWFDVINTNLSAIYRLSKGVLRGMMKARWGRIINISSVVGAMGNPGQSNYAATKAGVAGFARSLAAEVGSRNITVNTVAPGFIDTDMTKVLPEEQKQQLLSRIPLGRLGAPEEIAAVVVFLASDAGGYISGETIHVNGGMYMS is encoded by the coding sequence ATGAGCATGAATGATAAAGTTGCTTTAGTCACTGGCGCAAGCCGTGGTATCGGCGCTGCAATTGCTGAGCAATTAGGTAAGGCTGGTGCGATTGTTGTTGGTACAGCTACCAGTGAATCGGGTGCAGAAAAAATTACTGCGCGTTTCGCTGAGCAAGGTGTTCGCGGTGTCGGTAAGGTATTAAATGTTACCGATGCAGATTCTGTTGCTGAATTATTAAAAAGTGTCACTGAAGAGTTCGGTGCGCCTTCTATTCTGGTTAACAACGCAGGTATCACTAAAGATAATTTATTGATGCGCATGAGTGACGATGAATGGTTTGATGTAATTAATACCAACCTCAGTGCGATCTATCGCTTAAGCAAAGGTGTTTTGCGCGGCATGATGAAAGCTCGTTGGGGTCGCATCATTAACATTAGTTCTGTTGTTGGTGCTATGGGTAATCCTGGGCAGTCTAACTACGCCGCAACTAAAGCTGGTGTAGCAGGTTTCGCGCGCTCATTGGCAGCTGAAGTGGGTTCGCGCAACATTACTGTTAATACCGTGGCGCCAGGGTTTATTGATACCGATATGACCAAGGTATTGCCAGAGGAACAAAAACAACAATTATTGTCACGTATTCCTCTGGGTCGCTTAGGTGCACCTGAAGAGATTGCTGCGGTTGTTGTATTTTTAGCCAGCGATGCCGGCGGTTACATTAGCGGGGAAACTATTCACGTAAATGGCGGCATGTACATGTCTTAA